The DNA segment AGACACGAATCGGGCACGAGCAGCAGTTTTATCATTCGTTGTCGTGTCGTTGTATTTATCTGCAACATCGTATCATGATTAAAACGCTTTAATATAgtatctgtaaaataaatatgaaatctaGTCTTCttgataaaaacatataaatgctAGTTAACTTATGTAATCTACTCtctaattaatcaattataagCGTTGTGATTATATTCACCCAAattgtttaagaaataatatatttttacgtttttgcataagtattattatatatgtagttataaattgatattatgtgtatttaatatctataactACCTACATACTTTTTTTGGTAAAGGCATTCTGTGATCTGTTTAATTCTGTTATGCTGGATGTAAAACTGTCAGTGTCAGATTGTCAAGAAACAGAAAAACAACAAATCGTCAATACAGCCACTTAATAATTAACGGATTAAGAATATGTTCCACACCAAAAATGCcccaaacaaaaaatacttagcAGAACAATTTCCATTAGATAGGTTAGGGGTTAGGTTAGGGAAATAtgctactttaaaaaaaaaagtacaaagtTTGCTTCCAATGTTCAATTTATTGGGCACTGCTCCTCTATCATAGACTGAGTGAAAATCaatggattttttttcaaatacccCTGAATATTGGGTCATGCCTATAAGCCAGCTGTACTGCGGCCTTCCGGATTTTGTATTTGTGTGTTTTGTAACCTGCTGTTACTTTgttttcaactattttaaatttcgagggtttttattaaaaatacctaaataatttgaattaagcaACTGCTTGTGACCACGGATACTGCAAAATGCTTGGAACGtcaggaaattataaaaaaaatgtttaatacgcGATAAATCTGTTcagttgtttaattcaatttgtaacAATTCTGAAACCTAAAAaatcattacctaaatattttttgtttgcggcCCGCGATACCATGACTATCACATGTTTATGGCCCCCgtaaagaaaaggttgagtatgGCAGCTATAAGCAAtatgtttcaattattataaattgaaatatcctAAAAACTATACAACAGTTAGTTATctgacaaaaatattacacgaaaTATCTTCacataaatagatattttgtgtatttttcaCGAAGCTTTTTCAAATTGAAACATTGATTTTTCAATGTAATTGTCACTGTCATAAATTGTCGCAGTGACACTACTTCATCGTAACGTCAGTTTTAATCGCCCATCGTCcgcagaaaaaatattttatttgtgaagtAATTCAGCTCGCACTTATTGCGAATTATATTTCATCATCATGGCTTTAAGGACTACTGCTGTTCTTTACAGTAAGTGTTTCTCTCTTAATAGGTGTTTTCTTGTAATTTTTTCCTGTTATATAACCATTTTCAATGATTTTCAGATAGCCTGAGTAAATGGGCTTATAACCTATCAGGATTCAATAAATATggtatgtttaaatttatgaaatgttcaatatttataatttctccaAGACCATAAATTTTatcgaatttcaaataaattgacacttttttaaatagtttttatttttagtagcaggatatataataattcgaaTTGTTAACCAGTATATTTTCAAGCTTTACATGAAAACAACTTTAAAGTGTAACTTTACATATTTGCCCTTTAAAAGCACTTACTTAATTCCAGGTCTGCATCGTGACGACTGTTTGTATGAGGATGAAGATGTGCAAGAGGCACTGCGCCGTCTTCCTGGGCATGTAGTAGATGAACGTAATTTCCGTATGATTCGTGCTATTCAACTTTCCATGCAAAAATCGATTCTGCCAAAGGAGGAATGGACTAAATTTGAAGAGGATAAACTCTACCTTACACCCATTGTCGATCAGGTCAAGAAAGAGAGGAAGGAGCGTGAGGAATGGGAGAAAGAATATTAAATTCTTtgcttattatgttaatatattaatttaattaaatttagcagTACCATTATGTTTACTTTCATTTCAAGAAAAGACAAAAGattgaaaaaacattttatttgaaaaaaaagatacaattaataaaatatggcaTATAATATGGTAATTTCTAACCTTAAAGGCAAACAATTAGTGTTAGAAATATAATCAATacacaaatttcattaaaaaatggtcccaataaaataataatttttattccaatagtaattttaaacttcacaataattataatgcttAAAATTATACATGCAATTCCCAACAATTTAATTCGAcataagcatttattaattaattagcattatcattaatatattttaatattgaatattaaaacaaaaagagtaaaaaatataaaaaaatcacaattaattaataataaaagcctCAAATGGAATTTAATTTCAAAGCTAGGGCAGAGTGAAACTgttcaaaaaacaaattaagtgtGGTTatcaaataaagaataaaatgaaCTTTATAAAAAGAAGAGAATAGAGATCATGTTTAATCAATAAAAGAGATTGATAGAGACACGTGCCAATATTACTAATCTGAACAtaacacttatttttataacttataatataaattgttattacaatGACAAAAATTTCAAGCACTTGTCACAATCCTGTTCAGGTAAAAGATGCTAGGTAACTGTATAATTCACATTATGTCAggtatattaaagaaataatgccgcttataaaacttaaaataagttTGAAAAAGTGGGGCATTGACTTGAAGACTTGGAATTAAAagcaaaactttatataaaaaaggacaaTAAATACTACTTAGCATATAGGAAAAATAATGTCCTTGGTTAATTTCACAACTTAATCaacagaatttttaaaattcataaaacaatggcaacttacaaacaaaaataaattattgtccaATTAGAATGACATTAAGAAAGCTATGTTTTGTTCTGTGCACATTTATATTGTAGAAATGCAATTCTCAACACAATCCGTTACAAACCAgttattagtaaattttatttagttatgtttatttattaataagcagCCAGATTATCTCATGatgcaaatacaaaaatatgatataattaaattccaTGCAAACCAAATTAAAACCAAAACGGCAC comes from the Nymphalis io chromosome 1, ilAglIoxx1.1, whole genome shotgun sequence genome and includes:
- the LOC126770766 gene encoding cytochrome b-c1 complex subunit 7-like, which produces MALRTTAVLYNSLSKWAYNLSGFNKYGLHRDDCLYEDEDVQEALRRLPGHVVDERNFRMIRAIQLSMQKSILPKEEWTKFEEDKLYLTPIVDQVKKERKEREEWEKEY